Part of the Paenibacillus kyungheensis genome, AGATGATTAACGAGCGTACCGGATTAACAGCAGTGCTTGAAAATGGAGCCAATACAGCACTTATAGGCGAACATTGGGCAGTGCGAGATGAGAATATGCAACATATGTTATTTGTAAATGTGGGTGCAGGGATTCGTTCTGCGATGATGTCTGGCGGACAATTAGTACGGGGTGCTGTTGATCGTGAAGGCTCGATTGGTCAGATGATTATTCAGACTGATGGAGAAAAATTACACGATCAAGGAAATTATGGCGCACTGGAAGCTTTTGCTTCGGTACAAGCGCTCGAACAGCAAGTCAGACAACGGGTGAAGTTAGGTATGGATATCTGGGAAGCGGCGCAAGAGTTAACACCGGAGCAGATTCATTTTGATACCTTAATTACTGGTCTGAATCAAGGCAATGTATTTTTACAAGAATTGTTTGCAAAATCTGCTAGTTATATGGGGATCGGGCTTGCTAATCTGATTAATATTTTATTGCCAGAGAAAGTAATTCTCGGTGGGGCATTGATCAATGCCGATCCTTCTTATTATGAACAGGCGATAGCAGTTGCTCGCAAAAAAGTAGGGTATGATAACAGTTACCAGCCGATCTTTTCTAAAGGAGTATTGCAAGAAAGAGCGGTGGCTGTGGGTGCGGCTGTGATGATTTTGCAACAAATGGAATTGTAATCTAATCTGTTGGATTGACGCTGAGTCTGGTTGATGCTAACATGGCGGTGTGACATTACAATATCTGTATATTTGAGGAGAGAATAATGATGAGTAACCACAACAACTTTCCGATCGAACTAGGGCAATTCCGCGATGATCTTGGATTGCTAGAAGACGAAGCATTTCAAAAAGGGTTTCTCATTTTGGATGAACAAGGTAATGAACATGATATGATGATCGTCAAAACATTTACGTATGATCAGATTCCGTATGCTCTTTTGTTACATAAAGAACCTTCACCGTTAGATGGTACGATTTTACGAGTGGAGTATGATGAGGGAGAAGACGAATTTTTCTTGAATCATATTACTGATGATGAAGAATGGCAACGTATGGGACAAGTGTATGAAGTGATTATTCAGTTGAATAAAGACAATCCTCCTGCATCATCAAATGTAGAATAAAGGTATATGATTTCGATATTGATCATGTGATATGTATACAGAAAGACCTTCCTCAAGTGATCAGGAAGGTCTTTTTTGCAATGTAATTATTGGAATTTAGTAACATACGTATCAAAATAATCATATACATCATCAATCATCGTACTACCTTTTGTTAATTTATCAATTCCTGTGTTAAGCGTTTTGAGATTGATTTTGTTGGTAGATACTGATTTTTGAATCAGCGTCATTCCTTGTAGTTGTAAAGAGATCGCTTGAATCGTTTTGTTGTGAATAGCAATCAACTCTTCATTTTCAGGCTTGATTTTTTTCATGCCTTTGACGAACTTGGTGTAGTTCGGAATAATCGTTTTGTTGAGTTTGGTGTAAACGTGCTTACGTGTGCTGGCATTCAATACACCCAATTGATGAAGCTGATCGATAGCCGTATCTTCATAGTTTTGAAGAGGAGTTAACTGATCGATATAAGACATAGCTTGCTCGTATTCTTCTAACAGGGCAGGATCAACGTCTTCATCTGTATACGTATCTTCATCTACATTGGTATTATCGTCCTCGGTGATCCATTCACTGTCTGTTGAAGTAGCGGTATCTTCTGCTGCAAAAACAGAAGCTGTAGGGATCAAAGAAGTACCAATCAGTAGAAAAGCAAGTAATGCGGTAGCAAGAATCTTTTTGTTCATGAGTAATAATAGCCCCTTAGTGTGTATAGCGTACGATTTTTAGAATAGTCACATGCTAAGGTTTATTGTGCAGGTAGAAATTTGGAAATATATGCTTCCATTTCTTTATCAAATTGAAGTAACAAATTGCCGCCTACGTCTAATTTAGCATTGGACTTGTCTAGTATATCATCATTTAATTTGGTTTTGGATACATATTTTTGAAACAAAAGGAAGCCTTCCATTTCAAGGGTAGCGCCTTTGATATACTTAGCATGCATTTTAGCTAACTCAGGATGAGTCGGTTTGATTTGTTTGATACCTGTTAAGAATTTTTTATAGTTTGGAATAATCGTATTTGTAACCAGTGCATATTCTTGTTTGCGATTGGTATTGTTAACATAATCATTTTTGTAATAGGCTGTCCACGCTTTTTTCTCATACTCCAGTAATGGCGCCATCTGATCACTATACTCTAGAAATTGAGTCGCTTCTTCCACCAAAGCAGGGTCAAGATTCTCTACACTTTCGCTCTCGTCATAAGTATCTTGATCTACCGCTACAGGAGGATCCTCTAATGAAGAAGCGGAAAAAGAAGAAGCCATCGTTTCCAGATCCATCGTATACGTGCCATCCGGCAAAACATCATCCGTAGCCGCAAAGGTAGCGTTTGCAAACATCACATTGGAACCTGTCAAAACAGCGGTTAACACCAGCGTAAGCATGAGTTTTCTCTTCATCTGTAATAATCCCCTTTTTCTAGCGTTTGGCAGTAAAAACGCGACCAGTCTAATAAAAAAATGATTTTTGCAAAGCAAAATATCTACCTTAGCGTTTGGCAACAAAAACGCGACCAATCTAATAAAAAAACGATTTTTGTAAAGCAAAATATCTACCTTAGCGTTTGGCAGTAAAAACGCGACCAGTCTAATAAAAATGATTTTTGCCAAACAAAATATCTCTTTTAGCATCTGGCAGTATATAAAATGATTATGTTGAAAATTTACCACGTAAATTAAAAAAAACCAATACCAAATTAGTCAAATTTTAAAAATAATAATTAACGTTAACAACGTATGGTAGATTGCTATCTTCTATTAAGGTTTAAGTAGTAAAGAGAACCTACTCCATTAATCGACTATAAGAATATGGATATACCAATAGAATGAAGGAGGAAATACAAATGAACAAACAATATGATCTCATTGTCATCGGCACAGGTAGCGCAGGAGCGGGTGTAGCCACCGCTTGTAGCAAGGAGGACTGGAAGGTAGCAATTATCGATTCTAGAGCTTACGGTGGCACGTGTGCGCTTCGTGGATGTGATCCGAAGAAAGTATTGGTAGGTGCCGCTGAGATTATCGATTGGAATGAACGGATGCAAGGCAAAGGCATACAACACCAGCCTACGATTAACTGGGCAGATCTGATGGCATTTAAAGAAACATTTGTAGAAGAGATTCCACCAGCACATGAGAAAAAGTTACAAGAAGCAGGAGTAGATACTTTTCATGGATTCGCTTCATTTGTGAGTGAGGATACAGTTCAAGTCGGAGACGATCAGCTTACAGGTAAACATATTCTGATTGCTACAGGTGCAAAGCCTGCTCCATTATCGATCGAAGGCGAGCAATATTTAGCCAATAGCGATGATTTTCTTAATTTAGAACAATTGCCATCTACTATTGTATTTGTAGGTGGAGGTTATATATCGATGGAATTTGCGCATATCGCTGTGAGAGCAGGGGCAGAAGTACATATTGTCCATCATGGAGATCAGCCGTTAGGCAAATTCGATCCTGATCTGGTCGATGAATTGGTCGAGCGTTCACGTGAATTAGGCATTCAATTTCATCTGAATACCGAGATTGAATCTATCACACAACTAGCAGATCAACAGTATAAAGTAACAGCGACGCAGAAATCGGATCAACAAAAGCAATCTATAGAGATAGAATGTGGATTGGTGGTGCATGGTGCGGGTCGTGTAGCGAATATCGATCAGCTTCAGCTAGATCAAGCCAATATCGCTTCAGAGAAACAAGGCATTACAGTCAACGAATATTTGCAAAGTACCAGTAATCCACGTGTCTATGCCGCCGGAGATGTCGCTGCAACCAAAGGATTACCGTTAACACCAATAGCAAGTATGGAATCTCAAGCTGTACGTACGAATTTGCTTCAAGATAATGTACAAATACCGGATTACAAAGTGATGCCAAGTATTGTATTTACTATTCCCAAATTGGCATCGGTCGGTATGACGGCTGAAGAAGCGCAAAAGTTAGGAGATCATATCAAAATTAACGATATGGACACCTCCTCATGGTACACCTACAAACGAACAAATGAAAAGCATACCCGTATCAAAGTAATTATAGATACGAAAGCTAGAAAAGTGCTGGGTGCTCATATTTTAAGTGGGGAAGCAGATGATTTGATTAACCATTTTGCGACAGCGATCCAATTCGATCTTAATATTGATGAGTGGAAAAAAACAATCTATGGTTATCCAACTGCGATGTCAGATCTTTCGTATTTTTTGGAAGAGTAAATGCAGCTATATCTTTGTAAAAGAGTGCAATCCTAATATAGAGGATTGCGCTTTTTTTATATCCGAATGCGTAATTTCCCTCTTGTCAGACTACAGTAATTCAGATATCATCGAAATAAAGCGCTTACATTTTATGAAAAGACAGGTACGTATTCCTTCATTATTCAAAGGAAAGGGGTATCATTATGTATGCAGAATTAACGGCTGATCGTTATTTATTAGCTGGACCATCGCCTTGCTACCGTCCACAGGTACAACAGAAATGGGTTATTCTTTATACATTGTCCGGTCAGGGAATGATCCATGATCAAGATCACCGTCTCGAATGTCGTGCAGGCAGTATTGATATTATTCCGCCTGGTATGCAAAAAAGTGTATGTCAACCTTCCGATCATCGACTAGAAGGCATTTGTTGCTCTTTTACCGCTCATCCACAATGGTCTATTTTACTCAAAAGTATTCAAGATTTCTGTCCTAGCCTACATATCCACATGGATCATTCTATTTTAGCTTCACGTGTTCAACATGCTTTTGAACGTCTACTGGAATATTGCACAGAGCCTATAAGCAGATACGATAACGAACTTTCTTTTCACACCCTTAGCGAAATTCTACTTTCTATTACAGTCTATTATGAGCCTCAAGAAGATCGTACAGATTCGAGAATTACAGAGATTATCCAATACTTGCAGGAACACTACAAAGAAGACTTGCGTATAGAGCACCTGGCAC contains:
- a CDS encoding ROK family transcriptional regulator — its product is MNTFQFPMKVVKRQVYDRIATQDHISKTELLQEMDITSSSLNRILDELTREGWISESGQGQSTGGRRPTLYRINPTHRYIIGLEISRVYSVLGLYDLQMNTIVSYRWFMDEQMTPERLVDYVEERIDWMLNDYQLTLSQMIGIGIGAVGPLDRAKGMILNPVYFPATGWKDVAICQMINERTGLTAVLENGANTALIGEHWAVRDENMQHMLFVNVGAGIRSAMMSGGQLVRGAVDREGSIGQMIIQTDGEKLHDQGNYGALEAFASVQALEQQVRQRVKLGMDIWEAAQELTPEQIHFDTLITGLNQGNVFLQELFAKSASYMGIGLANLINILLPEKVILGGALINADPSYYEQAIAVARKKVGYDNSYQPIFSKGVLQERAVAVGAAVMILQQMEL
- a CDS encoding DUF1292 domain-containing protein; amino-acid sequence: MSNHNNFPIELGQFRDDLGLLEDEAFQKGFLILDEQGNEHDMMIVKTFTYDQIPYALLLHKEPSPLDGTILRVEYDEGEDEFFLNHITDDEEWQRMGQVYEVIIQLNKDNPPASSNVE
- a CDS encoding dihydrolipoyl dehydrogenase family protein — translated: MNKQYDLIVIGTGSAGAGVATACSKEDWKVAIIDSRAYGGTCALRGCDPKKVLVGAAEIIDWNERMQGKGIQHQPTINWADLMAFKETFVEEIPPAHEKKLQEAGVDTFHGFASFVSEDTVQVGDDQLTGKHILIATGAKPAPLSIEGEQYLANSDDFLNLEQLPSTIVFVGGGYISMEFAHIAVRAGAEVHIVHHGDQPLGKFDPDLVDELVERSRELGIQFHLNTEIESITQLADQQYKVTATQKSDQQKQSIEIECGLVVHGAGRVANIDQLQLDQANIASEKQGITVNEYLQSTSNPRVYAAGDVAATKGLPLTPIASMESQAVRTNLLQDNVQIPDYKVMPSIVFTIPKLASVGMTAEEAQKLGDHIKINDMDTSSWYTYKRTNEKHTRIKVIIDTKARKVLGAHILSGEADDLINHFATAIQFDLNIDEWKKTIYGYPTAMSDLSYFLEE
- a CDS encoding helix-turn-helix domain-containing protein, with the protein product MYAELTADRYLLAGPSPCYRPQVQQKWVILYTLSGQGMIHDQDHRLECRAGSIDIIPPGMQKSVCQPSDHRLEGICCSFTAHPQWSILLKSIQDFCPSLHIHMDHSILASRVQHAFERLLEYCTEPISRYDNELSFHTLSEILLSITVYYEPQEDRTDSRITEIIQYLQEHYKEDLRIEHLAQRVCLSPSRLLHLYKAETGETIVDTVTRMRLEQAEYLLRFTPQYINEIAYEVGFNSQTYFSRKFAEHFGVNPSTFRQGHTLQPIILTS